TTGACCTTAAAACCGACGGGCTTGCTGCCATTAGTGACTGATAATCTCCCTATGCGCTTACTCGCTGATCAGATTCTAGATGGCAGCGTGGTTCGTTCACGCGAGTTCAGGTTGGGGGATGATTTGCCGGGTATCAATGGCGTTATCTGGGATATGGGGCGCGTTGATGCTCAGGCACAGCAAGGGACTTGGGAACGTTGGACGTTACACGCTGATATGCCACAAGCATTCCATATCCAAGGCGTCTCTTTCTTAGTGAAGAAAGTAAACGGCGCATCTGCAATGGCCGAAGATCGCGGTTGGAAAGATACTGTCTGGGTTGATGGTGATGTGGAGCTGCTGGTGTATTTCAATCAAGTGTCTTCTGAACACTTCCCGTTCTTGTTCCACAGCCAAACGCTTGAGATGGCGGATCGCGGTTCAGCGGGGCAGTTGGTGACGGCGGCAGCACCGTAGAAAGAATACGCACCTTAATCGCCAAATGGGCCATGAGCGTGGCCCCTTTGGAAACCCGCGCTTGCGCACGTATCGCTTGCCTGCTTCGCAGGTTCCCTCACTCATCGTTTCGGCTGACGGACGGCTTTATTCGCATCCCTGCTCATGGCGCCTAAAACGGGCGTCCTGCCCGTTTTCCTTGCCTTCACTCTTCATTCGGCAGCTCAAATGTGCTTTTAAACTTCAAGGTCAACACCATGATTTTTAGGTCTTGGGTCTTGACCTTAAGCGCAATCAGAAAAATTGCCGACAAAGCTTGCAGGCCGAATGAGCCGCATGGACGCGGCGAAAGGGGCTGTCGAGCTGGGAGCGAGTCAGCACCGGTTCGATAAGCCGGCAAGCTGCAGGAGGGGATGGCGAAGCCACAATATTTCGCGCAAAGGCGCAGGTGTTGGGCCGCCGCCCTGCGGCCCGACTCGGTTGAGGCGACACAGGCAAAGTGATCACCGAACGAATAGCAACCGAAACCAGATCCGGTCTTCAACCGAAACTAGATCCAACCCTCATTGAAATTGAAACCAAAACCACCATTATCCTTCCTCTTCTAATGGATAAATGCGTATAATCCCCGCCCGGTGATGATTTCTTAACCCGAACCACCTCAACTTTCCCCAATTCGAAGAGTGTTGCCATGAGTACCAGCCTGATCCAACCAGAACGTGACCTATTCTCCTATCAGCCATATTGGGCTGAATGCTACGGCACTGCGCCATTCTTGCCGATGTCACGGGAGGAAATGGACGTACTAGGCTGGGACAGCTGCGATATTATTGTCATCACTGGTGATGCTTATGTTGATCACCCAAGTTTCGGAATGGCTATCATTGGTCGGATGCTAGAGGCCCAAGGCTTCCGCGTGGGCATTATCGCTCAGCCAGATTGGACCAATAAAAATGATTTCATGCGCCTTGGTGAGCCGAATCTGTTTTTTGGTGTGACCGCCGGAAACATGGACTCGATGATCAACCGTTACACGGCTGACCGAAAGTTGCGTCATGACGATGCCTATACGCCCGATAATGAAAGCGGTAAGCGACCAGACCGTGCCACATTGGTCTATAGCCAGCGCTGCAAAGAAGCCTATAGCCATGTGCCTGTCTTGCTCGGCGGTATTGAGGCCAGCTTGCGGCGCATTGCCCATTACGATTATTGGTCAGACACAGTACGCCGTTCGGTTATCGTGGATGCGAAAGCAGATATGTTGGTCTACGGTAATGGCGAGCGGCCACTGGTTGAAGTTGCGCATCGTCTGGCAGCCGGTGAGAAAATCGCCGACATTCAAGATGTTCGTAACACGGTCGTGATGCGCAAAACGGCGCTACCAGGCTGGAGTGGGGTAGATTCTACCCGTATAGATAACCCCGGCCGTATTGAAGCTATCCCCAATCCATATGGCGAAGATTTACCCTGCGCAACGAATGAGATCCCTGAGCCGGAAGCTAAACCTGTTACTGTGCGTGCCGCCAAGCCCAAGCCATGGGAGAAAACCTATGTCTTGCTGCCTTCCTATGAAAAAGTGAAAGCAGACAAAGTGTTATATGCGCATACATCGCGGATTTTGCATCATGAAACGAACCCCGGTTGCGCTCGTGCATTGATGCAAAAACATGGCGACCGCTATATTTGGATCAATCCGCCAGCCATTCCGCTGAGCACAGACGAGATGGACAGCGTTTTCGGGCTCCCTTATCAGCGTGTGCCGCATCCTTCTTATGGGAAATCACCTATCCCAGCGTACGACATGATTCGCTTCTCGGTTAACATCATGCGCGGATGCTATGGCGGCTGTTCATTCTGCTCCATTACTGAGCATGAAGGGCGTATTATTCAGAGTCGTTCAGAGGATTCCATTATTCGCGAGATCGAAGAGATTCGCGATAAAGTGCCTGGTTTTACCGGCATTATTTCCGATCTAGGTGGCCCGACAGCGAACATGTATATGTTACGTTGCCAATCACCGCGTGCTGAACAAACGTGCCGCCGCGCATCTTGCGTTTATCCTGATATTTGCCAGCACATGGACACCAACCACGAGCCGACCATTTCCCTCTATCGGCGGGCGCGTGATTTGAAAGGGATCAAAAAGATCCTGATTGCCTCAGGGGTACGTTACGATATTGCAGTTGAAGACCCACGTTATATCAAAGAATTAGCCAGCCACCATGTGGGCGGTTATTTGAAAATAGCGCCGGAACACACGGAGGAAGGGCCACTTTCCAAAATGATGAAACCGGGCATGGGCAGCTATCAACGCTTTAAAGAGCTATTTGATACCTACTCTAAGCAAGCGGGTAAAGAGCAGTATTTGATCCCTTACTTCATCTCTGCCCATCCGGGGACGGAAGATAAGGACATGGTTAATTTGGCGCTGTGGTTGAAGAAAAACCGATTCCGTTTGGATCAGGTGCAGAACTTCTATCCTTCGCCATTGGCGAACTCCACCACCATGTATTACACCGGTAAAAACCCGCTGTCGAAAGTTGGTTATAAAAGTGAAGATGTCGTGGTGCCAAAAGGCGATCGCCAGCGGCGGTTACATAAAGCATTGTTGCGCTATCATGATCCAGCTAACTGGCCAATGATTCGCGATGCATTAAGCGATATGGGGATGCAGCACCTGATTGGTAGCCGCCGTGAGTGCTTGGTACCCGCAGCGACGATTGAAGAGCAACGTGAAGCTCGCCGTGCGCTGCGCCATCATACGCCAGCGCTCACTAAACATACGTCAATCACTCGTCAGCGTCAGCCTGGTGGTCGAACACATGCCGTGCCAGCGGGGAAAAAACCGCCTTCAGCTAGTGGCGCAACAGCACCTAAATCAGCAGGTAGTAAAACCGGCGCAAATAGAGCGCCGGTGAATAAGCCGTCAGGGACGAGCAAAGGCAAAACAAAACCTCATTGAGCTGAAAATCACATCTGAATCAGCCGTCAGACCCGAAGACAGCCGGGTCTGGCCCTAATCGTTTACCACAATCTAACTTCGAAATTGCCGTCAACTCATCTTTGTGCAGTTTGAAGTCAAACACGTCGAAATTTTCCTTAATACGCGCTGGTGTGACTGATTTTGGAATCACAATCAGCCCGCAATCAAGATGCCATCGGATCACAATTTGTGCCGGCGTTTTGCTGTATTTTTGCGCTAACTGGCGAATAATCTCTTGATCAAAAACACCCTGGCCTCCTTGCGCTAAGGGGCTCCAAGACTCAGTTGCAATATGATGAGTGGCATTCCAAGCATGGATCTGGCGCTGTTGTAGCAGTGGATGCAGTTCAATCTGATTGAGCGTAGGCGCAACCCCCGTTTCATCAATCAATCGTTGTAGATGCGGGATATTGAAGTTACAGACGCCAATACTGCGGATCAAACCTTGTGCTTTTAAGGCGATAAGTTCACGCCAAGCACTGACATAATGATCCTGTGCGGGAACCGGCCAATGGATGAGATAGAGATCGACATAATCGAGCTGAAGTTTTTGCAGGCTCTCTTCGAGCCCCTGTTTTGGGTTACGTTGGCTATCATTCCACAGTTTAGTGGTCACAAATAGCTCTTCCCGGGCGACGTTTGCCTCTTTTATTGCCTTGCCGACGCCTTCTTCATTTTTATAAATAGCCGCGGTATCCACCGACCGATAGCCCACCTCTAAAGCCTTGCTGACAGCAAGCTGCGTTTCTTCAATACTTGCCTGCCAAACGCCAAGGCCAAGTTGTGGCATCAGATTGCCATCGTGCAATTTGATAATGGGTTGCGTCGACATGTTTATCTCCTTAGCTTACAGACTGGGCTACTCCAGCCCGGTGACCGATAGTGTAAGTTTAGTCGTGATCATCATAATTATTAGCTTGGTTGGTATTTATCGCGTGTGGGAAATTATCAACGTTAACAGGTCTATCATTGGCACTGGCCTGCCACTGAGATAGGAGGAGCGTAATGTGCGGCAATAATCCAAAGCCTAGCAGTAAATAATAATTTCGCCCACTATGGAAGGCGAAAATAATGAATCACTGGTTGGCTGAAAACATGACATCTGCGCAATGCCTTCAGCCATGATCTGGGGCCAGCCTACGCGGCTCCCATTACATCATTTTAGACAGCAGCTTCGTAGATACGTTTACTCTCTGCTAGCGTGATATCACCGTGTTCACCCAGTTGAGTCATTCCATGCTCTTCCAATTTCTTGATCAAGTCAGGAATGGAACTACCATCGAGTTTGTAGGCAGATAGGCGAGTCGCGACACCCATGCTTTCAAAGAAATGACGAGTGGCTTCAATCGCGGCATCAATGCGTTGATCTTCAGTTCCCTCACGCAGACCCCATACACGCTCGGCATATTGCAGCAGTTTGGTGCGTTTCTGCTCTTTTTTCGCCACCAACAGTGCAGGCAATACCACGGCCAGTGTTTGTGCATGATCGAGGCCATGGCGAGCGGTGAGTTCATGGCCGAGCATATGGGTTGCCCAATCTTGCGGCACACCAGCACCAATCAGCCCATTTAATGCCATGGTTGCGCTCCACATAATATTGGCGCGTACAGCGTAATTTTCTGGGTCGGTCAGCGCTTTAGGACCATCCTCAATCAAGGTTAATAGCAGACCTTCAGCAAAACGGTCTTGTACTTTTGCATCAACGGGGTAAGTCAGGTATTGCTCAATGGTATGAACAAATGCATCGACTACCCCATTAGCGACCTGACGCGGTGGCAGGCTATAGGTGACCACAGGGTCCAATATGGCAAACAGTGGTTGTACATGTGGTGAGAAGAAGTGTTGTTTGTCACCAGTGCTACGACGGCTGATAACTGCGCCGCTGTTGGTTTCAGATCCCGTCGCGGGTAAGGTCAATACTGACCCCATCGGCAATGCTTCAGTGATAGCGCTGCCTGTCGTTTCTAGAATGTGCCAGGGATCCTGCGGATAGTTGACGGCCGCAGCAATGAATTTGGTGCCATCAAGAACTGAGCCTCCACCCACAGCTAACAGGAAGTTGATCTTTTCTGCGCGGATAAGCTCAACTGCTTTCATCAATGTTTCATAGGTCGGGTTAGGTTCAATACCGCCAAACTCCAAGAAATCAAAGCCTTTCAGTGCATCATGGACTTGGTCTAACACGCCATTTTGCTTAATGCTGCCGCCACCATAGGTGATCAAAATACGGGCATCAGCAGGAATTTCTTTGCTCAACTGCGCTATCTGGCCAGTACCAAACAGCACCTTAGTCGGGGTATGAAGGGTAAAGTTTTGCATAATTTGTCTTCCTGTGTTGTCAGTTTTATTGTCAGCCATTGTCGGCAACTTAGCGTGATACCTCAATGCACATTTCTGCCTTGCTCTTGCCTATTTCTCCAAAGCGCTGTAGAAAACACGATAAATACGGCACAATTTATGTCAGATCGTTTCCGATGATAGATTGCCTTAGATAGCAGAAGCAGGTGAAAGCATAATGACAGAGGTGAATGATATTCAAGCGCAGATGGCGGAGAAGATTACCCGTTTGGCAAAGGGTAATGGCTTAACACTTTCCGCAGTACCGAAGGTGAAAATCCTGTACTCCACCGTTCATCAGCCGCGTACACCGGTCATGTACACCCCCAGTGTGGTGATTATATTCCAGGGGCATAAAGTCGGTTATTTGGGCAGTAAAGTGTTTCGTTATGACCCGAAAAACTACCTGATTTTGACAGTGCCATTGCCGTTTGAATGTGAAACTTTTGCTAGCCCAGAAATACCACTGGCGGGCATTTCAATTCATATCGATAGCCAAATGCTACAGGATTTACTCATCGATATTGGTGATGATGAGCTGGACAAACCCTTCGGTAATGCGTCAGGCGTTAACTCATCTGCGCTCACAGATGAAATGCTGTGTGCTACCGAACGGTTGCTAGATGTGATGTCCCAACCCCGTGATGCCAGAGTCTTAGGGCCACAAATTGTGCGTGAAATTCTCTATTATGTGCTTTGTGGTCAGTGCGGTGGGGCATTGCAGGCGTTAGTGAATCGACACGGGCACTTTAATCAAATTACAAAGACATTACGGCGGATTGAACATCAGTTTGCAGATAATCTTAATGTGGAGCAATTAGCCGCCGATGTGAATATGAGTGTTTCTGCATTCCATCACAACTTTAAAGCGGTAACCAATACTTCTCCTTTGCAATATCTGAAATCTTATCGGTTGCATCGTGCGCGGATGATGATGTTACACGACGGCCTAAAGGCCAGCACCGCCGCAAACAAAGTGGGGTATGAAAGTGCGTCACAGTTCAGTCGTGAATTTAAACGTTACTTCGGCCACACCCCCAGCGAAGAGGTTGCCAAGTTGCGCACCAACTGAGTATGACGGTTGCGTTATTCCGTCGCGCTTTTACGTTTACACCACACCAGCACCAGTGTGCCGACCAAACCGACCAATAACAAAACAATCGGTAAAATCATCAGTGCGGTCATGACCTGATTTTCATAATGCTTAACTAACGGGATGTGGCTCAGCGCGAAGCCCAGCCCCACGACGCTGCCAACCCATAACAGCCCACTGAGCCAGTTAAAGAATTGAAAACGCGCACTGTTCAGGCCAGAAATACCGGCAAGTGTGGGCAACAGGGTACGCACAAAAGCGAGAAAACGGCCAATAATCAGGGCTGCCAAACCATGGCGAACAAACAAGGTATGGGCACGTTGACGATAATGAACCGGTAATTGTAGCAGCCACCTTTTGACGACTTTGGTATCGCCTAACCATAATCCCTGCAAGTAACTTAGCCAACAACCGAGGCTGGCCGCCAAGGTCAGAATGATAAGGGTGGGTAAGAACCCCATGACGCCCTTGGCGATTAAGGCCCCTGCCAATAGCAATAAGCTATCACCGGGTAAGAAAGAAGCTGGCAGCAGACCGTTTTCTAAAAATAGGGTGGTAAAGAGAATGCCATAAATGACCCAAATCACATTTGGATCAGCAAGTTTACTAAAATCCTGCTGCCATAAGGCATTTAGGATTTCGTGTAATACATCCATTTCTATTCCTGTTCGCCTATCGTGTGAGGATATTATCTTTAAGTGCTAATGCCAGTCACGATGAGGACCTTAACGACTTATGTTTATAAGGGCAATATAGTGTATCCGCATTGGCGCTTATCCACATTGATCTTATCCTCAATAAATGAATTTTGAGTGTCTATCTACGTGCTATTGATATTATTTTTGTAAGAGAGAATTAATGCGCGGGTGCTGTCACCGCGCATTGACACATCATGATGAAGGAGGTGGTTTACTACACTGTTTTAATGCGCTCAAACCCTGCCGTCAAGTCGTCCTGCAAATCTTGAACATTCTCTAAGCCAATGTGCAGACGGAACAAGGTCCCTTTAAGCTCTTCACCTTCATATCGGCGGATTGCACGGATATCTTTCGGCTGATAACCCAGAATGAGGGATTCAAAACCGCCCCATGAGTAAGCCATGCTGAAATGGGTGAAATGGTCGAGATAGGTTTCTAACTGCTCTTGGGATAACTGTTCTTTTAATTCAAAAGAGAATAAACCGTTACAGCCAGTGAAGTCGCGTAGATAAAATTCATGTCCTTTGCAGCTCGGCAGTGCAGGGTGATAGACCGCCGCGACCTCTGGGCGTTGAGCTAACCAGTTGGCAATCTCAATACTGTTTTTTTCATGCTGCTTTAAACGAACACTCAGTGTGCGCAGCCCACGGCTTG
The window above is part of the Yersinia massiliensis genome. Proteins encoded here:
- a CDS encoding AraC family transcriptional regulator codes for the protein MTEVNDIQAQMAEKITRLAKGNGLTLSAVPKVKILYSTVHQPRTPVMYTPSVVIIFQGHKVGYLGSKVFRYDPKNYLILTVPLPFECETFASPEIPLAGISIHIDSQMLQDLLIDIGDDELDKPFGNASGVNSSALTDEMLCATERLLDVMSQPRDARVLGPQIVREILYYVLCGQCGGALQALVNRHGHFNQITKTLRRIEHQFADNLNVEQLAADVNMSVSAFHHNFKAVTNTSPLQYLKSYRLHRARMMMLHDGLKASTAANKVGYESASQFSREFKRYFGHTPSEEVAKLRTN
- the yqhD gene encoding alcohol dehydrogenase encodes the protein MQNFTLHTPTKVLFGTGQIAQLSKEIPADARILITYGGGSIKQNGVLDQVHDALKGFDFLEFGGIEPNPTYETLMKAVELIRAEKINFLLAVGGGSVLDGTKFIAAAVNYPQDPWHILETTGSAITEALPMGSVLTLPATGSETNSGAVISRRSTGDKQHFFSPHVQPLFAILDPVVTYSLPPRQVANGVVDAFVHTIEQYLTYPVDAKVQDRFAEGLLLTLIEDGPKALTDPENYAVRANIMWSATMALNGLIGAGVPQDWATHMLGHELTARHGLDHAQTLAVVLPALLVAKKEQKRTKLLQYAERVWGLREGTEDQRIDAAIEATRHFFESMGVATRLSAYKLDGSSIPDLIKKLEEHGMTQLGEHGDITLAESKRIYEAAV
- a CDS encoding YgiQ family radical SAM protein — protein: MSTSLIQPERDLFSYQPYWAECYGTAPFLPMSREEMDVLGWDSCDIIVITGDAYVDHPSFGMAIIGRMLEAQGFRVGIIAQPDWTNKNDFMRLGEPNLFFGVTAGNMDSMINRYTADRKLRHDDAYTPDNESGKRPDRATLVYSQRCKEAYSHVPVLLGGIEASLRRIAHYDYWSDTVRRSVIVDAKADMLVYGNGERPLVEVAHRLAAGEKIADIQDVRNTVVMRKTALPGWSGVDSTRIDNPGRIEAIPNPYGEDLPCATNEIPEPEAKPVTVRAAKPKPWEKTYVLLPSYEKVKADKVLYAHTSRILHHETNPGCARALMQKHGDRYIWINPPAIPLSTDEMDSVFGLPYQRVPHPSYGKSPIPAYDMIRFSVNIMRGCYGGCSFCSITEHEGRIIQSRSEDSIIREIEEIRDKVPGFTGIISDLGGPTANMYMLRCQSPRAEQTCRRASCVYPDICQHMDTNHEPTISLYRRARDLKGIKKILIASGVRYDIAVEDPRYIKELASHHVGGYLKIAPEHTEEGPLSKMMKPGMGSYQRFKELFDTYSKQAGKEQYLIPYFISAHPGTEDKDMVNLALWLKKNRFRLDQVQNFYPSPLANSTTMYYTGKNPLSKVGYKSEDVVVPKGDRQRRLHKALLRYHDPANWPMIRDALSDMGMQHLIGSRRECLVPAATIEEQREARRALRHHTPALTKHTSITRQRQPGGRTHAVPAGKKPPSASGATAPKSAGSKTGANRAPVNKPSGTSKGKTKPH
- a CDS encoding DedA family protein — translated: MDVLHEILNALWQQDFSKLADPNVIWVIYGILFTTLFLENGLLPASFLPGDSLLLLAGALIAKGVMGFLPTLIILTLAASLGCWLSYLQGLWLGDTKVVKRWLLQLPVHYRQRAHTLFVRHGLAALIIGRFLAFVRTLLPTLAGISGLNSARFQFFNWLSGLLWVGSVVGLGFALSHIPLVKHYENQVMTALMILPIVLLLVGLVGTLVLVWCKRKSATE
- the dkgA gene encoding 2,5-didehydrogluconate reductase DkgA yields the protein MSTQPIIKLHDGNLMPQLGLGVWQASIEETQLAVSKALEVGYRSVDTAAIYKNEEGVGKAIKEANVAREELFVTTKLWNDSQRNPKQGLEESLQKLQLDYVDLYLIHWPVPAQDHYVSAWRELIALKAQGLIRSIGVCNFNIPHLQRLIDETGVAPTLNQIELHPLLQQRQIHAWNATHHIATESWSPLAQGGQGVFDQEIIRQLAQKYSKTPAQIVIRWHLDCGLIVIPKSVTPARIKENFDVFDFKLHKDELTAISKLDCGKRLGPDPAVFGSDG